One part of the Xiphophorus maculatus strain JP 163 A chromosome 1, X_maculatus-5.0-male, whole genome shotgun sequence genome encodes these proteins:
- the dazap2 gene encoding DAZ-associated protein 2 — MNNKGSYPQQSVYPQQSTAPVYPPAMQMSPQAPPYTDTPPAYSEIYQPRYVLPPQVPGQVPQMSSPYAGHQVYMPMQPHMQVGPVGQNVPMAYYPMGAVYPHGSTVMVDSGFDAGARFTAGSSVSIPPPPPGHPPNAAQLAAMQGANVVMTQRKNNFFLGGSSGGYTIW, encoded by the exons ATGAATAACAAAG GTTCATATCCACAGCAGTCTGTCTACCCTCAGCAGAGTACTGCACCTGTATACCCTCCTGCTATGCAAATGTCTCCTCAGGCACCTCCCTACACAGACACACCACCTGCATATTCTGAG ATATACCAGCCCAGATATGTGCTTCCACCTCAGGTGCCTGGTCAGGTGCCGCAGATGTCCTCTCCCTACGCTGGCCATCAGGTGTACATGCCCATGCAGCCACACATGCAAGTGGGTCCGGTGGGCCAGAATGTCCCCATGGCTTACTACCCCATGGGAGCCGTTTACCCCCATGGATCAACCGTGATGGTGGACAGCGGCTTCGACGCCGGCGCTCGCTTCACAGCCGGCAGCAGCGTCTCCATCCCC CCCCCTCCGCCTGGACACCCCCCTAATGCTGCTCAGCTGGCCGCCATGCAGGGCGCCAATGTTGTCATGACGCAGCGCAAGAATAACTTCTTCCTGGGTGGATCCAGTGGAGGGTATACCATCTGGTAA